One genomic window of Quercus robur chromosome 6, dhQueRobu3.1, whole genome shotgun sequence includes the following:
- the LOC126733349 gene encoding mechanosensitive ion channel protein 1, mitochondrial has protein sequence MAGVRVTLLRLLHNSANPFSKMRSFRSYNNSDMRISSSLQAFVKESQSPETLTNTHFKTLGSQSLLYTQCYKTKPITAFSPTLSNLHLLHNSPLILISPFSNYRSYSWSSGSKADKAGVPTASGASGVDGSGNDVFGSDFVDKVKDAWQTAVDAGTYTAQKAKEASDELIPYTHQLLDSHPYLKDVIIPFGGTFAGTILAWSVMPRLLRRFHKYATQSPAASPTGSVSWEQVPYERTIWGALEDPVRYLITFMAFSQMVVMVAPTTMASQYLGQAWRGAVILSFVWFLHRWKSNVFTRMLATQSAVGIDRDKLLAFDNLSSVGLFVIGIMALAEACGVAVQSVLTVGGIGGVATAFAARDILGNVLSGLALQFSKPFSLGDKIKAGNVEGQVVDMGLTTTSLLNAEKFPVIVPNSLFSSQVIVNKSRAQWRAMVTKIPLQVDDLDKIPLITNDVKSMLRLNSKVFLGMEAPYCFLSRIESSFAELTLGCNLKHMSKDELHSTEQDLLLQSVQIIKKHGARLGSTWQDTTSQ, from the exons ATGGCTGGAGTAAGGGTTACCCTTTTGAGATTGCTGCATAATTCGGCCAATCCCTTTTCAAAAATGCGATCTTTTCGATCATACAACAACTCTGACATGAGAATTTCTTCATCATTGCAAGCTTTTGTGAAAGAATCACAGTCCCCTGAAACTTTGACAAATACCCATTTTAAAACACTGGGTTCTCAGTCTCTTCTTTATACCCAATGTTACAAGACCAAACCCATTACTGCATTTTCACCTACCTTGTCGAATTTGCACCTCCTACATAATAGCCCTCTTATTTTGATCAGCCCCTTTTCAAATTATCGGTCATATTCATGGTCTTCTGGTAGCAAAGCTGATAAAGCTGGAGTTCCCACTGCTTCTGGTGCAAGTGGAGTGGATGGTAGTGGTAAtgatgtttttggaagtgattttgtTGATAAGGTTAAAGATGCTTGGCAGACTGCAGTTGATGCGGGAACTTATACTGCGCAAAAGGCTAAAGAAGCTTCTGATGAACTGATCCCCTATACTCATCAATTACTTGATTCACATCCCTATCTGAAAGATGTAATTATTCCATTTGGTGGTACTTTTGCTGGTACTATATTGGCTTGGTCGGTTATGCCTAGGCTTTTGAGGAGATTTCACAAGTATGCTACGCAAAGTCCTGCTGCTTCACCAACTGGAAGCGTCTCTTGGGAGCAAGTTCCATACGAAAGAACTATTTGGGGTGCTTTGGAGGATCCAGTGCGATATCTAATTACCTTTATGGCATTTTCACAAAT GGTTGTAATGGTCGCACCAACCACTATGGCATCACAGTACCTTGGACAGGCATGGAGGGGTGCAGTTATTCTTTCATTTGTATGGTTTTTGCATCGATGGAAGTCGAATGTGTTTACTCGTATGTTGGCAACTCAGAGTGCAGTGGGTATTGATAGGGACAAGTTGCTGGCTTTTGACAACCTTTCATCTGTTGGTCTATTTGTGATTGGTATAATGGCTTTAGCTGAGGCTTGTGGGGTTGCTGTGCAATCTGTTCTGACTGTTGGTGGCATAGGAG GAGTTGCTACTGCTTTTGCTGCCAGAGATATCCTTGGGAATGTACTCAGTGGGTTAGCTTTGCAGTTTTCAAAGCCATTTTCACTTggagataaaataaaa GCTGGTAATGTAGAAGGTCAAGTGGTGGACATGGGACTCACTACCACATCACTATTAAATGCTGAAAAGTTTCCAGTCATAGTTCCAAATTCTCTTTTTTCCAGTCAG GTGATTGTGAACAAGTCACGTGCCCAATGGCGTGCCATGGTCACCAAGATCCCCTTGCAAGTTGATGATTTGGACAAGATTCCCCTTATAACAAATGATGTAAAGAGTATGCTAAGATTGAACTCGAAAGTTTTCCTGGGTATGGAGGCCCCTTATTGTTTTCTCTCTCGAATTGAAAGTTCTTTCGCTGAATTAACCCTTGGATGCAATCTCAAACATATG